In a genomic window of Pseudomonas mohnii:
- a CDS encoding CsiV family protein, which produces MRLFRLLTLMISLVTPTAFAADLYQVEMILVRQNAVPAIVSRAAPEDWAAGAQSISPDSLRTPSLNGEVTKLSASTDYTVLLHKAWQQTLGEQATKVAISEGKDQFGQFPIEGTLSLKLGRFTDVDADFWINQINADGVVTASERLKTQSHTKNGQLNFLDAGHLGLLIKITSLTAPAPRPAPDEIPD; this is translated from the coding sequence ATGCGCCTGTTTCGCTTACTGACCTTGATGATTTCCCTGGTCACTCCCACGGCGTTTGCCGCCGATCTGTATCAAGTCGAAATGATTCTGGTCCGTCAAAACGCTGTGCCGGCCATCGTCAGTCGCGCCGCGCCGGAAGACTGGGCCGCCGGCGCACAGTCCATCAGCCCCGACAGCCTGCGCACGCCGAGCCTCAATGGCGAAGTGACAAAACTCAGCGCCAGCACTGACTACACCGTGTTGCTGCACAAGGCCTGGCAACAAACCCTTGGCGAGCAAGCCACCAAAGTCGCGATCAGCGAGGGCAAGGATCAATTCGGCCAATTCCCGATCGAGGGCACACTGAGCCTGAAACTGGGTCGTTTCACCGACGTCGACGCAGACTTCTGGATCAACCAGATCAACGCCGATGGCGTGGTCACCGCCAGTGAACGCTTGAAAACCCAGAGCCACACCAAAAATGGACAGCTGAATTTTCTCGACGCCGGCCACCTTGGCCTGCTGATCAAGATCACCTCGCTGACCGCCCCCGCACCTCGGCCAGCCCCCGATGAAATTCCGGACTGA
- a CDS encoding DEAD/DEAH box helicase, translated as MSATLSKPLAPSWVSRFKEQSLERGRRYALENRVRIVEAGDATIIAACEGSGGNVYRQTIRLRESAKGTLLMVDATCSCPVHNNCKHCAAVLLQVQETLDYPAAAKDAELLEKLQGVLENRNPKAPPQVLVDNVQPVPRLWLASIEFSAFEPRNGKMQRYIQHRAALSFSYLDEYVSGQKNTDILIRQETQTLRIKRHPDVEQSYREQLRILGFKVATRQSKALPESAGELFEMVNDSAWLTFTLNELPRLRTQGWELQINEDFGFDLTAVDDWYATVEQAPERDWFDLELGIIVNGERLSLLPILLNLMRSHTEILNPERLARRRDDELILVNIPNRPNSEHGPLQVALPFGRLKPVLATLGEFYLQEPGNTTLRLSKADATRLNPLEDLPLLWEGGEQIRTFAQRLRDIKDYTATAPEGLNATLRPYQLEGLSWMQSLRQLEVGGILADDMGLGKTLQTLAHVLTEKNAGRLDRPCMVVMPTSLIPNWLDEAAHFTPQLKVLALYGASRKKHFDNLADYDLILTTYALLPKDVERLAAQPLHVLVLDEAQYIKNPNSKAAQAARELNARQRLCLSGTPLENHLGELWSLFHFLLPGWLGDVKSFNSDYRVPIEKRASEVRLQHLNGRIKPFLLRRTKEQVATELPPKTEIIHWVELNEAQRDVYETMRLAMDKKVRDEITRKGVARSQIIILEALLKLRQVCCDLRLVNDATLPARGSTSGKLDSLMEMLEELFEEGRRILLFSQFTSMLSLIEDELNKRGVTYALLTGQTRDRRTPVKEFQSGKRQIFLISLKAGGVGLNLTEADTVIHYDPWWNPATENQATDRAYRIGQEKPVFVYKLIARGTVEEKIQHLQKEKSDLAAGVLDGRQAGDWKLQSDDIEALFAPLPDKLEKR; from the coding sequence ATGTCCGCGACCCTGAGCAAACCCCTGGCACCCTCCTGGGTCAGCCGCTTCAAGGAACAGAGCCTCGAACGCGGCCGCCGCTACGCCCTGGAGAACCGCGTCAGGATAGTCGAGGCCGGCGACGCGACCATCATCGCTGCGTGCGAAGGCTCTGGCGGTAACGTTTATCGTCAGACCATTCGCCTGCGTGAGTCAGCCAAAGGCACTCTGCTGATGGTCGATGCCACCTGCTCTTGTCCGGTCCACAACAATTGCAAACACTGCGCGGCGGTCTTGCTTCAGGTGCAGGAAACCCTCGATTACCCCGCTGCCGCCAAAGACGCCGAGCTTCTGGAGAAGCTGCAAGGCGTACTGGAAAACCGCAACCCGAAAGCACCGCCCCAAGTACTGGTGGATAACGTGCAACCCGTGCCGCGCCTGTGGCTGGCGAGCATCGAGTTCAGCGCCTTCGAGCCACGCAATGGCAAGATGCAGCGCTATATCCAGCATCGCGCAGCGCTGTCCTTCAGCTATCTGGACGAGTACGTCTCCGGACAGAAAAACACCGACATCCTGATTCGCCAGGAAACACAGACCCTGCGGATAAAACGCCATCCGGACGTGGAACAGTCCTACCGGGAACAACTGCGGATCCTCGGCTTCAAAGTCGCCACCCGCCAGAGCAAAGCGCTGCCGGAAAGTGCGGGCGAATTGTTCGAGATGGTCAATGACAGCGCCTGGCTGACCTTCACCCTCAATGAACTGCCGAGGCTACGCACTCAGGGCTGGGAGCTGCAGATCAACGAAGACTTCGGATTCGACCTGACTGCCGTGGACGATTGGTACGCCACGGTCGAACAGGCGCCGGAACGCGACTGGTTTGACCTGGAACTGGGCATCATCGTCAATGGCGAGCGGCTGAGTCTGTTGCCGATCCTGTTGAACCTGATGCGCTCCCACACCGAAATCCTCAACCCGGAACGCCTCGCCCGACGGCGCGACGATGAGTTGATTCTGGTGAACATTCCCAACCGGCCGAACTCCGAACACGGCCCCTTGCAAGTCGCCCTGCCCTTCGGGCGCTTGAAACCGGTGCTGGCAACCCTCGGCGAGTTCTACCTGCAAGAGCCTGGTAACACCACATTACGCCTGAGCAAGGCCGACGCCACGCGCCTGAATCCGCTGGAAGACCTGCCATTGTTGTGGGAAGGCGGCGAGCAGATTCGTACCTTTGCCCAGCGCCTGCGGGATATCAAGGACTACACCGCCACGGCGCCGGAAGGCTTGAACGCGACACTGCGGCCGTATCAGCTGGAAGGCTTGAGCTGGATGCAATCGCTGCGGCAACTGGAAGTCGGCGGAATCCTCGCGGACGACATGGGCCTGGGTAAAACCCTGCAAACCCTGGCGCATGTGCTGACCGAAAAAAACGCCGGACGCCTGGACCGGCCATGCATGGTGGTGATGCCGACCAGCCTGATCCCCAACTGGCTCGACGAAGCGGCGCATTTCACACCGCAGCTCAAGGTGCTGGCGCTGTATGGCGCCAGCCGCAAAAAGCATTTCGACAACCTGGCCGATTACGACCTGATCCTGACCACCTACGCCTTGCTGCCCAAGGATGTCGAACGCCTGGCGGCTCAGCCATTACACGTACTGGTGCTGGACGAAGCGCAATACATCAAGAATCCGAACAGCAAGGCCGCCCAGGCAGCGCGCGAACTGAATGCGCGCCAGCGCCTGTGCCTGAGCGGCACACCACTGGAAAACCACCTGGGTGAGTTGTGGTCGCTGTTTCACTTCCTGCTGCCGGGCTGGCTGGGAGACGTCAAAAGCTTCAACAGCGATTACCGCGTGCCGATTGAAAAGCGCGCCAGTGAAGTCAGACTTCAACACCTCAATGGTCGGATCAAACCCTTCCTGCTACGTCGCACCAAGGAACAGGTGGCGACCGAGTTGCCACCGAAAACCGAGATCATCCACTGGGTCGAGCTCAACGAAGCCCAGCGCGACGTTTATGAAACGATGCGCCTGGCCATGGACAAGAAAGTTCGTGACGAGATCACCCGCAAAGGCGTGGCGCGCAGCCAGATCATCATCCTCGAGGCGCTGCTGAAACTGCGGCAGGTGTGCTGCGATTTACGCCTGGTCAACGACGCCACCCTGCCGGCACGTGGCAGTACGTCGGGCAAACTCGACAGCCTGATGGAAATGCTCGAAGAGCTGTTTGAGGAAGGACGGCGGATTCTGCTGTTCTCGCAATTCACTTCGATGCTGTCGCTGATCGAAGATGAACTGAACAAACGCGGTGTGACCTACGCCCTGTTGACCGGACAGACCCGCGATCGACGCACGCCAGTAAAAGAATTTCAGAGCGGCAAGCGTCAGATTTTTCTGATCAGCCTGAAGGCCGGTGGCGTGGGCCTCAACCTGACGGAAGCAGACACGGTGATTCATTACGATCCATGGTGGAACCCCGCGACAGAAAACCAGGCAACCGACCGCGCCTATCGCATCGGCCAGGAGAAACCGGTGTTCGTCTACAAGCTGATTGCGCGCGGCACGGTGGAAGAGAAGATTCAGCATCTGCAGAAGGAAAAATCCGATCTCGCGGCGGGCGTACTGGATGGGCGTCAGGCCGGGGACTGGAAACTGCAGAGCGATGATATCGAGGCGTTGTTCGCGCCCTTACCGGACAAGCTGGAGAAGCGCTGA
- a CDS encoding S-methyl-5'-thioinosine phosphorylase, which translates to MTVYAIIGGTGLTQLEGLSIRQSLAVDTPYGAPSAEVQIGEYAGKEVLFLARHGHPHRFPPHQVNYRANLWALKQAGAEAILAVNAVGGIHAAMGTGHFCVPHQLIDYTSGREHTYFADDLEHVTHIDFSYPYSESLRQQLIAALAAEGVGYSSHGVYACTQGPRLETVAEIARLERDGCDIVGMTGMPEAALARELELDYACLALVVNPAAGKSTAVITMAEIEQALHDGMGKVKSTLARVLKG; encoded by the coding sequence ATGACGGTTTACGCGATTATCGGTGGTACTGGCCTGACTCAACTCGAAGGCCTGAGCATTCGTCAGTCATTGGCGGTGGACACCCCTTATGGCGCGCCTTCTGCCGAGGTGCAGATCGGTGAGTACGCGGGCAAGGAAGTATTGTTCCTTGCCCGTCATGGTCACCCGCACCGTTTTCCGCCGCATCAGGTGAACTACCGTGCCAACCTTTGGGCGCTGAAGCAGGCCGGAGCCGAGGCCATTCTCGCGGTCAACGCCGTCGGTGGCATTCATGCGGCGATGGGCACCGGGCATTTTTGCGTGCCGCATCAGTTGATCGATTACACCAGCGGTCGCGAGCACACCTACTTTGCCGATGACCTGGAGCACGTTACGCACATCGACTTCAGCTATCCCTACAGCGAATCGCTGCGTCAGCAGTTGATCGCGGCGCTGGCTGCAGAAGGTGTCGGTTACAGCAGTCATGGCGTGTATGCCTGCACCCAGGGGCCGCGACTGGAAACCGTGGCCGAGATCGCGCGTCTGGAGCGTGACGGGTGTGACATCGTCGGCATGACGGGTATGCCGGAAGCCGCTCTGGCTCGTGAGCTGGAGCTGGATTACGCCTGTCTGGCGCTGGTGGTGAATCCGGCAGCGGGCAAGTCGACGGCGGTGATCACCATGGCGGAGATCGAGCAGGCGTTGCATGACGGGATGGGCAAGGTGAAGTCGACGTTGGCGCGGGTGCTCAAGGGCTGA